The DNA region CCGGCCAGCGCGGCCCCGATCCGCTGCGGCCCCTCGAACCACAGCGACAGCAGGAAGAACGGCACGGGCGGCACGAGGCTCGCCCACACGACCAGCGACACGAGGTTCGCACGGCCGACCTTCTTCGTGACGATATTGCCGATCGCCCACATCGCGGCCGAGCAGATGGTCAGCAGGAAGCCGGCGAGCGTCATCGCGCGGCCGCCCTGCGCGGCGATCACGGCGAGCCCGGCCGCGGCGATCGCGAGCCCGATCAGGTTCTCCATGCGCAGCCGCTCGCCGAGGAACAGCATCGCGAACACGAGCGTGAAGAACGCCTGCGACTGGAGCACGAGCGACGCGAGACCGGCCGGCATGCCGACGTACATGCCGGTGAACAGGAACACGAACTGGCCGAGCTGGATCGTCGCGCCGTACAGGATCAGCATGCGCCACGGAATCTGCGGCCGGCGGACGAAGAACACCGCGGGCACGGCCGCGAGCGTGAAGCGCAGCGCGCCGAGCAGCATCGGCGGCATGCCGTGCAGCCCGACCTTGATCACGACGAAGTTCACGCCCCACGCCAGGATCACGACCAGCGCGAGCAGCAAGTCCTTCGGGGCCATCATCGGCGTCTCCTCGTTTTGAATGGTGGTTCCGAAGCGGCTCAGTCTACCGGGTTTCGCCGCACGGCCCGATACCCGCGCAGCGCGCATGGAATCGCCCGTGGGCGCAGCCGCGCATCCACAGACAACCGCATCGCGCGTGCCCGCTGCCGCCCGCACCGCCGGCCGGCGCAGCGCCACGCCCGGTGCGCGCGTCGGGGCCACGCCGCCAGTACAATGACCGGCATCCCCGCCGTTCGCCACGAGGCCTGTCATGACCGAACCGATCAAAGCCTTGCTGAAGCCGCACATTCGCGACATCGGCAACCTGCAGGTGCGCCGCACACTGCCCGCGCTCGCCGCACGCCTCGTCGGCCCGTTCATCTTCTTCGATCACATGGGGCCCGCGGCGCTGCCGGCCGGCACCGGGCTCGACGTGCGCCCGCACCCGCATATCGGGCTCGCCACCGTCACCTACCTGTTCGACGGCGCGATCCTGCACCGCGACAGCCTCGGCTCGCGGCAGGAGATCGTGCCGGGCGACGTGAACTGGATGACGGCCGGCCGCGGCATCGTCCACTCGGAGCGCACGCCCGACGCGCAGCGCGCGAGCGGCCATACGGTGCACGGGATCCAGACCTGGGTCGCGCTGCCCGTCGCCCACGAAACCACCGAGCCGTCGTTCGAGCACCATGCGGCCGACACGCTGCCCAGGCGCACCGAAAACGGCGTGACGCTGACGGTGATCGCCGGCGACGCGTTCGGCTTGCGCTCGCCCGTCACGACGTTCTCGCGCACGCTGTACGTCGCCGCCGAATTCGCGGCCGGCAGCCGCCTCGAGCTCGACGCGTCGCACGAGGAGCGCGCGGTCTACGTGGTCGACGGCGACCTGACGATCGACGGCACGCCGGTGCCGGCCGAGCAGATGGCCGTGCTCACGCCGGGCGCGACCGTCACGCTCGCGAGCGGCAACGGCGCGCGCGCGATGTTGCTGGGCGGCGACAAGATCGACGGCGAGCGCTTCATCGAATGGAATTTCGTCGCCAGCAGCCGCGACGCGATCGAGCGCGCGAAAGCAGCGTGGACGAACCAGGAAATGGGCAAGGTGCCCGGCGAAACCGAATGGATTCCGCTGCCCGCAGCGAAGCCGCGTTGAAAAAGGCGCGCACCGCCCCCATCCTCACGACATTCGACTGGAAGCGAACGACATGGACACCACGCTTGCCACTTTCGAGAAAGACGTCATCGAGGCGTCGCTGGACGCCCCCGTGCTGGTCGACTTCTGGGCGCCGTGGTGCGGCCCCTGCAAGACGCTCGGTCCGCTGCTCGAAAAGCTCGAAGCCGACTATCAGGGCCGCTGGAAGCTCGTGAAGGTGAACGTCGACGAGAACCAGGAGCTCGCCGCGCACTTCCAGACGCGCAGCATCCCGCACGTGATCGCGTTCGCCGACGGGCGCCCGGTCGACCAGTTCATCGGCGTGCTGCCGGAAGGCCAGTTGCGCGCGTTCCTCGACCGGCTGCTGCCGGCGCCCGAGGAAGCCGAACGCCGCGCCGCGCAATACGCGATCGCCGAGTCACGCTACGACGATGCGCTCACCCACCTCGAGGCGGCGCTCGCACTGAACCCCGGTTTCGACGATGCACGGCTCGACCTGATCGAACTGCTGCTCGCAAACAACCAGGTCGATGCCGCGCGCACCGAGGCCGAGCGCCTGTCGCCGCAGACCGTGCAGGGCGCCGACCCGCGCTACCAGGCGATCAAGACCCGTTTCGATGCGCTCGACGCCACCGCCGACCTGCCGCCGACCGACGCGCTCGAAGCGCGTATCGCGGCGAACCCCGCCGATCTCGACGCACGGTTCGACCTCGCGCAGAGCCTGATCGCGCGACGCGCGTACGAAGGCGCGCTCGAGCAGCTGCTGGAAATCGTGTTGCGCGACCGCGCGTATGGCGACGACCTCGGCCGCCGCACGATGCTGTCGGTGTTCGAGATGGCGGGCGACAGCCCCGAGCTCGTCGCCGCGTGGCGGCGCAAGCTGAGCATGGCGCTCAACTGACGAACGGGCGGTCGGGCCGCAATGGCCCGGCTGCCGCGCCATCGCGCGCGCCGGATCTGCCGCGCCGCGGCATCGCAGCGCGCTGCTGCGCGTCGATCGCTTTCCCGATCAGCCCGCGGCCCGCGCCGCGAGCGCGCGCAGCGCATGCGCTGCGGCCGCGAAACCGAAGCTCGCGGTCACGCACACGCTGGAACCGAATCCCGCACAGTTGAGCCCCGCGACGTGCGCGGCCGTGGACGGCTCCGCGCCATCCTCGATGTCGCAAGCGGCCGCTTCCGGATAGATCAGCGGCTCGTCCGAATACACGGCGCTGACCTTGAAGCGCGCCTTCGGCCCGCGCGGAAAGCCGTGCTGCTTGCGCAACTGCGCGCGCACCTTCGACAGCAGCGGATCCTGGATCGTCAACGCGAGATCGTCGATCCGGATGCGCGTCGGGTCGAGCTGCCCGCCCGCGCCGCCGACCGTGACGAGCGGCTGCCCTTTCGCGACGCACCACGCGATCAGCGCGACCTTCGTCCGCACGCTGTCGATCGCATCGATCACGTAGTCGAAGCCGCCGCCGAGCAGCGCGTCGAAGTTGTCGGGTTCCACGAAATCCTCGATCCGGTTCACGCGGCACGCGGGATCGATCAGCGCGATCCGCTCGGCCATCGCATCGACCTTCGGCTTGCCGTAATTGCCGTCGAGTGCGTGGATCTGCCGGTTCGTGTTGCTTTCCGCAACGTTGTCGAGATCGATCAGCGTCAGCGTGCCGATCGCGCTGCGCGCGAGCGCCTCGGCCGTCCACGAACCGACGCCGCCGATGCCGATCACGGCGACGTGCGCGCGCTCGAACGCGGCGAGCGCGGGGGCGCCGTACAACCGCGCGATGCCGCCGAAACGGCGTTCGCGATCCACGTCAAGCTGGATTGTCGGGCTCGGGGTAAGATCAGAAGAACTAGGCGGGGCAGCGTCGGGGGCGGACATGGCAGCAAGGAAAACGTAAGCGTACAGCCCTCTATTTTGCCTGAACTCACCGCCTACACGCGCCACTGTGCACGCACGATTCTCGCGCGTTCGCTATACTGGCCCCGGATTGAAGCGTTTGCATAACATGACAACTCTCGCCGATCTTCGCATCAACTATTCGCGTGCTTCGCTCGATGAAGCCGATGTCGCCCCCGACCCTTTCGCCCAGTTCGATCGCTGGTTCAAGGAGGCGCTCGCCGCCAAGCTTCCCGAGCCGAACACGATGACGCTCGCCACCGTCGGCGAGAACGGCCGGCCGTCGGCCCGAATCGTGCTCATCAAGGGTGTCGACGAACGCGGGTTTGTCTTCTTTACCAATTACGAAAGCCGCAAGGGGCGCGATCTCGCCGCCCATCCGTACGCGGCGCTGCTGTTCTACTGGATCGAGCTCGAGCGCCAGGTGCGCATCGAAGGCCGGATCGAGAAAACCAGCACCGACGAAAGCGACCGCTATTTCGCGTCGCGCCCGCTCGGCTCGCGCATCGGTGCGTGGGCGTCCGAGCAGAGCGCCGTGATCGACAGCCGTGCGACGCTCGAAGCGCGCGAGAAGGCCGTGGCCGAACGCTACGGCGAGAATCCGCCGCGCCCGCCGCAGTGGGGCGGCTATCGCGTCGTGCCCGACGCGATCGAATTCTGGCAGGGCCGCCCGTCGCGGCTGCACGATCGCCTGCTCTACACGCGCGACGCCGCGGCGGCGCCGGACTGGACCATCTCGCGCCTGTCGCCGTAAGCAAGGCAGCGGCGCCGGTGCCTGCCGGTCGTATCTCGTGTTGCATGAGGGCGCCCGCCTCGCGGGGAGCGGGCGCCGGTCAAGATACTTGGCTGTATTCGATTCAACGAACAAACGGAGAATCCAAATGTTCTGGGAAAAGAAGCTGGCACAGTGGGCGGACGAAGTACGGGCGAAGGCGAACATACCGGCGCGCCTCGTGCTGTGGAACGGCGATCAACTCGATTTCGGCACCTTCAGCGCACCGCAGGTCACGCTGAAGGTCAACAGCGCGTCCGCGTTGCCGCTACTGCTCGAACCAAGCCTCGACAATCTCGGCGAGGCGTACGTGAAGGGCAAGATCGACATCGAGGGCAGGCTGTCGGACATCATCAACATCAGCTACTCGCTCGCGCGCAGCACAGTCACCAGCGCGAGCAAGCTCGCGCGCGTGAAGCGCTACTTCAATCATACGAAGAACAGCGACAGGAAGGCGATCCAGTATCACTACGACGTCTCGAACGAGTTCTACCAGCTGTGGCTCGACGAGAACATGGTGTACTCGTGCGCGTACTTCGAGAACGGTGACGAGGATCTCGCCACCGCGCAGATCAAGAAGATCGACCATATCCTGACCAAGATCCAGCTCGAGCCCGGCCAGCGCCTGCTCGACATCGGCTGCGGCTGGGGCGCGCTCGTGCTGCGTGCCGCGCAGAAGTTCGGCGCGACCTGTCTGGGCGTGACGCTGTCGCAGAACCAGTTCGATCTCGCGACCGCGCGCGTGAAGGCCGCCGGGCTCGAGGACAAGATCGAGATCCGCCTGCAGGACTACCGCGAGATCGACGGGCAGTTCGACCGCATCACGAGCGTCGGGATGTTCGAGCACGTCGGCCGCAAGAATCTGCCGCTCTATTTCTCGCGCGTGCATGACCTGCTGACCGACGACGGCATCGCGATGAACCACGGGATCACGTCGACCGACGCCGAAAGCGGCGAGACGGCGCTCGGCGGCGGCGAATTCATCGACCGCTACGTGTTCCCGGACGGCGAGCTGCCGCACATCAGCCTCGCGCTCGAAGCGGCGCAGCGCGGCGGGCTCGAGGCGGTTGACGTCGAAAGCCTGCGGCGGCACTATGCGCGCACGCTCGAGATCTGGACCGAGAATTTCGAGACGAAGGCGGAACAGGCGCGCGCGCTCGTCGACGACGAAAAATTCCGTATCTGGCGCGTGTACCTCGCCGGTTGTGCGTATGCATTCGAGCACGACGACGTGTCGATCTTCCAGATCGTGTGCCGCAAGGCCGGACGCAGCGCGAAAACGCTGCCGTGGTCGCGGCGCTATATGTACGAACACACGCTGCCGCGCTAGGCGGCACTTCACGCTGGGCACGCATGGGTGACGGCAGGACGCGGCGCAACACGCCGACGCAACGACAGCAGCGCGACGAAGCGGACGGGTCGCACGCCGACGGGCAGTTCGACCTGTTCGGCGCGCCGCCCGACGACGCACGCGCGGCGGCTGCGCCCTTCGACGATGACCACCCAGCCGGTGCCGGCGAACGCGTGACGCCTGGCAAGCACGATGCCGCGCAACTGGCAAAGTCGCCTGCGCGCGCGGGCCGTGCGTCGCCCCGCCCTTCCTCCGATCAGGAACCGGAACCGCCCGCCGCCTCAGGGCTGCTGTGGGACGACCCGTTGCCGCCTGCCACGCCGCCGAAGAAGAGCAGGCGCCAGCGCGGCGTGCCGCCCGCACCGGTTTCCGCGGAAGTCGCCGACGTGGCGGCCGCCCTGCCGCCGAATGTGCGGCTCGGCACGTCGTCGTGGTATTTCCCCGGCTGGGACGGCATCGTCTACGACGGCGATTTCGCGCAGACGAAACTGTCGCGCGAGGGGCTCGAAGCGTACGGCGCGCATCCGCTGCTGAAGAGCGTAAGCCTCGACCGCTCGTTCTACGGCCCGCTGTCGGTGGCCGACTACCTGCGCTACGCACAACAGGTGCCGGACGACTTCCGCTTCGTCGTGAAGGCGCCGGCGTCCGTCACCGACGCGGTCGTGCGCGGCCGGCGCGGCGAGCCGTCGGGCCCGAACCCGACCTTTCTCGACGCGCAGCTCGCCATCCGGGAATTCGTGCAGCCGTGCATCGAAGGGCTCGGCAAGAAGGCCGGCGTGCTGGTGTTCCAGTTTTCGCCGATGCCCGATCAACTGCTCGTCGAACCGGCCGCGCTGATCGACCGGCTGTCGGCGTTCTTCGCGGCGCTGCCGCCGCTGCCGCTAGACGCCGACGGCACGCGCTACGCGATCGAGATCCGCGACGCGTGCCTGCTCACGCCGCGCTTCATCCGCGCGCTCGCGGCGCTGGGCGTGCGCTACTGCGTCGGCCTGCATGCGCGGATGCCCGACCCGCTGCGCCAGGCGGCCGCGCTCGCGCTGCTCGACGGCGACGCGCCGGGCCCGCTGATCGTGCGGTGGAGCCTGCACGGCGGATTCAAGTACGAACAGGCGAAGGCGAAGTACGAGCCGTTCGACAAGCTCGTCGACGAAGATCCGGCCACGCGCTCGGCGCTCGCCGAGCTGGCCGCGCGCTACGCGCTGGCCGGACAGCCGGTGATCATCACGATCAACAACAAGGCGGAAGGCTCCGCGCCGCTGTCGTGCGTCGCGCTCGCGCGCGAGATCGCCGCCGCGTGCGCGCAGTGGCGCAGCGAGGCGGCGTAGGGTTCGGCGGCGGGCGTCTCGCGGCGCCGCCTAGCGCTTGCCGGCCGATTACGCGCCGCGCAGCGACTTCAGCCGGTGCGAGAACTTCTGGCGGAATTTCGCGAGCTTCGGCCCGATCACGACCGAGCAGTAGCCCTGCCCCGGATTGCGCGCGTAATAGTTCTGGTGATAGTCCTCGGCCGGCCAGTAGTTGTCGTCGAGCGGCACGACCTGCGTGACGATCGGCTGCCCGAACACCTGCTCGCGCTCCAGTTCGCGGATCACGTCCAGCGCGATGTCGCGCTGCTCGTCCGAATGCGTGAACACGACCGAACGGTACTGCGTGCCGACGTCGTTGCCCTGCCGGTTCAGCTGGGTCGGATCGTGCGTCGCGAAGAAGATCTCGAGGATCTCGCGATAACCGATGCGCGCCGGATCGAACGTCACGTTCACGACCTCCGCGTGACCGGTGTCGCCTTCGCACACGTCGCGATAGCCGGGATTGCGCATATGGCCGCCCGCATAGCCCGACTGGACGGCCGTCACGCCGTCGACATCGAGAAACACGGCCTCCGTGCACCAGAAGCACCCACCACCCACGGTCGCGGTTTCAAGCATCTCGTTCACCATGAAATCATCACCTCGTTGATGACGGCGACCGCACGCATGCGCGCGCCGGCGCCGCCGGTCCGTATCGCCGCTGCCCGGTTGCCCGGCGCGAAGCGGCACGCGTTCAAGTATCTCACTCGTGCGCGAATCAGGCAGAAACGCGCGCGTATCACGCACCACCGGCGGTGCGTTTCTCGACTACACTTAGGCACGCTTGCCCGCGACGGCACACCGTCCCGGCTGCACGCAGCGTCCGATGCATGCCCGCCCCGATGCCAACATCATCCGCCGGAACATCGCTATGCACGCCCCGACAGAAGTCGTCCGGATTGCAGCTCCGACCACCGGCGCCCCGCGCGCCGGCACTTCCATCGCACCATTGCGCCGCCATGCATCCGTCGCGTCCGTTGCGCCGCCTGCGCGGCGAGCCGGTGCATCGCGTTTCCCCGCTGTCCCGATCTGATGCACCACACCGCGCGTCCTGCCATGCGGGCGGCCGCCGGTGCATGCGCATCACGCAACCGTTCGACCCGCACGTCCGCAACGAACGGCCGTGCGCCCGTGATCCGATACAACCGAGAGAGGCATTACGATGAGCATGCGGCCTGACCCGACATTTCACGCTTCGCCGGAACTCGCGATGCAGGCGCCGGCAGAAGAGTTCGCCTATACATTGTTGCTGAGCCCCGATTTTTCCAGACCCGACGCGCTCGCCGTGATCGACGTGAAGCCCGGTTCCTCGACCTACGGCAAGATCGTGCACACGGTGACGATGCCGAACACCGGCGACGAGTTTCACCACTTCGGCTGGAATGCGTGTTCGTCGTCGCTGTCGCCGCTGACCGGCCACACATTTCTCGAGCGCCGCTTCCTGATCATCCCCGGCCTGCGCTCGTCGCGGATCTACGTGATCGACACGAAGCCGCACCCGACGCAGGCGCGCATCCACAAGATCATCGAACCCGACGAGATCTTCGCGAAGACCGGCTATTCGCGGCCGCATACGGTCCACTGCGGCCCCGAGGGCATCTACGTGAGCACGCTCGGCGGCGCGGGCAAGGACGGCACCGACGGCGCGCCCGGCATCTTCATCATGGACTGCGAGACCTTCGACGTGCTCGGCCGCTGGGAAATCGACCGCGGCCCGCAGGACAAGCATTACGACTTCTGGTGGAACCTGCCGCGCGACTACATGGTGTCGAGCGAATGGGCGCTGCCGCCGCAGTTCGAGAACGGCATCGTGCCGGAAGACCTGCTCGCGAACCGCTACGGCCACCGGCTGCATTTCTGGGACCTGCGCGCGCGGCGCAACGTGCAGACGATCGATCTCGGCGCGCAGCACCAGATGGCGCTCGAGGTGCGGCCCGCGCACGATCCGGTGCGCGAATACGGGTTCGTCGGCGTCGTGGTCGATACGACCAACCTGGAAGGGTCGATCTGGACCTGGTGGCGCGAGGACGGCCAGTTCCATGTGAAGAAGACCGCGACCATCCCGCCCGAGCCGGCCGCGGCGGACGAGCTGCCGCCGCTGCTGCAAGGGTTCGGCGCGGTGCCGCCGCTCGTGACCGACATCGACCTGTCGCTCGACGACCGCTTCCTGTACGTGTCGTGCTGGGGCACGGGCGAAATGCGCCAGTACGACGTGTCGGATCCGCATCACCCGGTGCTCGCGGGGTCGGTGCGCATCGGCGGCATCGTGCGCCGCGCGCCGCATACGAACGGCCGCGCGTTCGCGGGCGGCCCGCAGATGGTCGAAATCAGCCGTGACGGCCGGCGCGTGTACTGGACCAACTCGCTCTACTCGACGTGGGACGATCAGTTCTATCCGGACGGCGTGCCGGCCGCGCAAGTGCTCGCGCATGTGGGGCCGGAGGGCGGACTGACGCTCGCCGACGACTACTGGGTCGAGTTCCCCGACGGCTATCGCGCGCACCAGATCCGGCTCGAGGGCGGCGACTGCTCGACGGACTCGTTCTGCTATCCGTCGGTCAAGCGTTGAGCATCGGTCTCTCCGCGCCGCTCGCGCTGTGGGCGGCCGTGCTCGCGAGCGGTGTCTATCACGGACTCAATCCGGCGATGGGCTGGCCGCTCGCGGTGTCGAACGCACTGATGACGCGCCGCGGCGGCGCGCTGCTCGCGGCGCTCGGCTATCTCGCGCTCGGCCATGCGCTCGCTGTCTTCATGGTGATGCTGCCGTTCGGGCTGCTCGCCGCGTTGCTCGCGTGGCAGTCGGCGATCCGGATCGGCGCGAGCGCGCTCGTGATCGGCTTCGGCGCGGTGCTGCTGATCCGGCGTCGCCACCCGCGCGTGCTTGCGCGGATCGCGCCCGCGCGGCTCGGGCTATGGTCGTTCGCGATCGCGTTGGCACATGGCGCGGGACTGATGCTGGTGCCGATCTATCTCGGGCTCTGCGGGCTCGACCGGGACGCCGGCCATCGCGCGGCGGCCACGCTCGTCGACGCGCATCTCGGGATGGCCCTCGTG from Burkholderia ambifaria AMMD includes:
- a CDS encoding pirin family protein; its protein translation is MTEPIKALLKPHIRDIGNLQVRRTLPALAARLVGPFIFFDHMGPAALPAGTGLDVRPHPHIGLATVTYLFDGAILHRDSLGSRQEIVPGDVNWMTAGRGIVHSERTPDAQRASGHTVHGIQTWVALPVAHETTEPSFEHHAADTLPRRTENGVTLTVIAGDAFGLRSPVTTFSRTLYVAAEFAAGSRLELDASHEERAVYVVDGDLTIDGTPVPAEQMAVLTPGATVTLASGNGARAMLLGGDKIDGERFIEWNFVASSRDAIERAKAAWTNQEMGKVPGETEWIPLPAAKPR
- the tcdA gene encoding tRNA cyclic N6-threonylcarbamoyladenosine(37) synthase TcdA, translated to MSAPDAAPPSSSDLTPSPTIQLDVDRERRFGGIARLYGAPALAAFERAHVAVIGIGGVGSWTAEALARSAIGTLTLIDLDNVAESNTNRQIHALDGNYGKPKVDAMAERIALIDPACRVNRIEDFVEPDNFDALLGGGFDYVIDAIDSVRTKVALIAWCVAKGQPLVTVGGAGGQLDPTRIRIDDLALTIQDPLLSKVRAQLRKQHGFPRGPKARFKVSAVYSDEPLIYPEAAACDIEDGAEPSTAAHVAGLNCAGFGSSVCVTASFGFAAAAHALRALAARAAG
- the pdxH gene encoding pyridoxamine 5'-phosphate oxidase, producing the protein MTTLADLRINYSRASLDEADVAPDPFAQFDRWFKEALAAKLPEPNTMTLATVGENGRPSARIVLIKGVDERGFVFFTNYESRKGRDLAAHPYAALLFYWIELERQVRIEGRIEKTSTDESDRYFASRPLGSRIGAWASEQSAVIDSRATLEAREKAVAERYGENPPRPPQWGGYRVVPDAIEFWQGRPSRLHDRLLYTRDAAAAPDWTISRLSP
- a CDS encoding EamA family transporter, translating into MAPKDLLLALVVILAWGVNFVVIKVGLHGMPPMLLGALRFTLAAVPAVFFVRRPQIPWRMLILYGATIQLGQFVFLFTGMYVGMPAGLASLVLQSQAFFTLVFAMLFLGERLRMENLIGLAIAAAGLAVIAAQGGRAMTLAGFLLTICSAAMWAIGNIVTKKVGRANLVSLVVWASLVPPVPFFLLSLWFEGPQRIGAALAGLDGASIFAVVYLAFVATLLGYGLWSRLMSRYPAAQVAQFSLLVPIVGLASSALLLDEHLTRAQLAGAALVMGGLAVNVFGGKLVRRFAAS
- the trxA gene encoding thioredoxin, whose protein sequence is MDTTLATFEKDVIEASLDAPVLVDFWAPWCGPCKTLGPLLEKLEADYQGRWKLVKVNVDENQELAAHFQTRSIPHVIAFADGRPVDQFIGVLPEGQLRAFLDRLLPAPEEAERRAAQYAIAESRYDDALTHLEAALALNPGFDDARLDLIELLLANNQVDAARTEAERLSPQTVQGADPRYQAIKTRFDALDATADLPPTDALEARIAANPADLDARFDLAQSLIARRAYEGALEQLLEIVLRDRAYGDDLGRRTMLSVFEMAGDSPELVAAWRRKLSMALN
- a CDS encoding selenium-binding protein SBP56-related protein, encoding MSMRPDPTFHASPELAMQAPAEEFAYTLLLSPDFSRPDALAVIDVKPGSSTYGKIVHTVTMPNTGDEFHHFGWNACSSSLSPLTGHTFLERRFLIIPGLRSSRIYVIDTKPHPTQARIHKIIEPDEIFAKTGYSRPHTVHCGPEGIYVSTLGGAGKDGTDGAPGIFIMDCETFDVLGRWEIDRGPQDKHYDFWWNLPRDYMVSSEWALPPQFENGIVPEDLLANRYGHRLHFWDLRARRNVQTIDLGAQHQMALEVRPAHDPVREYGFVGVVVDTTNLEGSIWTWWREDGQFHVKKTATIPPEPAAADELPPLLQGFGAVPPLVTDIDLSLDDRFLYVSCWGTGEMRQYDVSDPHHPVLAGSVRIGGIVRRAPHTNGRAFAGGPQMVEISRDGRRVYWTNSLYSTWDDQFYPDGVPAAQVLAHVGPEGGLTLADDYWVEFPDGYRAHQIRLEGGDCSTDSFCYPSVKR
- a CDS encoding DUF72 domain-containing protein; its protein translation is MGDGRTRRNTPTQRQQRDEADGSHADGQFDLFGAPPDDARAAAAPFDDDHPAGAGERVTPGKHDAAQLAKSPARAGRASPRPSSDQEPEPPAASGLLWDDPLPPATPPKKSRRQRGVPPAPVSAEVADVAAALPPNVRLGTSSWYFPGWDGIVYDGDFAQTKLSREGLEAYGAHPLLKSVSLDRSFYGPLSVADYLRYAQQVPDDFRFVVKAPASVTDAVVRGRRGEPSGPNPTFLDAQLAIREFVQPCIEGLGKKAGVLVFQFSPMPDQLLVEPAALIDRLSAFFAALPPLPLDADGTRYAIEIRDACLLTPRFIRALAALGVRYCVGLHARMPDPLRQAAALALLDGDAPGPLIVRWSLHGGFKYEQAKAKYEPFDKLVDEDPATRSALAELAARYALAGQPVIITINNKAEGSAPLSCVALAREIAAACAQWRSEAA
- a CDS encoding SAM-dependent methyltransferase, whose product is MFWEKKLAQWADEVRAKANIPARLVLWNGDQLDFGTFSAPQVTLKVNSASALPLLLEPSLDNLGEAYVKGKIDIEGRLSDIINISYSLARSTVTSASKLARVKRYFNHTKNSDRKAIQYHYDVSNEFYQLWLDENMVYSCAYFENGDEDLATAQIKKIDHILTKIQLEPGQRLLDIGCGWGALVLRAAQKFGATCLGVTLSQNQFDLATARVKAAGLEDKIEIRLQDYREIDGQFDRITSVGMFEHVGRKNLPLYFSRVHDLLTDDGIAMNHGITSTDAESGETALGGGEFIDRYVFPDGELPHISLALEAAQRGGLEAVDVESLRRHYARTLEIWTENFETKAEQARALVDDEKFRIWRVYLAGCAYAFEHDDVSIFQIVCRKAGRSAKTLPWSRRYMYEHTLPR
- the msrA gene encoding peptide-methionine (S)-S-oxide reductase MsrA encodes the protein MVNEMLETATVGGGCFWCTEAVFLDVDGVTAVQSGYAGGHMRNPGYRDVCEGDTGHAEVVNVTFDPARIGYREILEIFFATHDPTQLNRQGNDVGTQYRSVVFTHSDEQRDIALDVIRELEREQVFGQPIVTQVVPLDDNYWPAEDYHQNYYARNPGQGYCSVVIGPKLAKFRQKFSHRLKSLRGA